In the genome of Primulina eburnea isolate SZY01 chromosome 13, ASM2296580v1, whole genome shotgun sequence, the window CACACTGggccaaaaaaaaatatttataaaaatgggCCCAAAAAATTAATAGGGTTTATAAATATAAGTGGgccaattttcttttaaaaagccCACTACACCTTGGAAAACAAATTAATAGGGTTTATAAATACTATTCTGTTGAAAATTATTGGAGCTACATGTCAAATTTCTTGAGTTGATCGCACGAAATTATTCGGGCTACCTGTCAAATTTCGCCGCTAAAAAACTGGTACAATTCTACTTTAATTGATTCTCTTTACATTTTCCTCTCAATTATTCGATTCTTTTTTGCTCCGAATTGTCTTAAATGGGCTCTCACTTGTCCCGCTAATTTACTATCCAATATTCAATTTACGTTAAACCCCAAATCCTTTTATTAGTTTTATGATGATTTCTGATGATTTTTTAGGATTTTCTTATAATTTCAAAAGTGGTGTTTGTTATTTTAATATGTGTTCGATGTTGTTTTCCCCTATGTAGTGTGTTCCATTTGTTCTTAATTTGAGCCTCTAATACTTTTATGTAATCTATTGTTGTTATTTAAAACCGTGTTGGTAgatattgattatgatttatatgctgatagctttgtcatttttattttattaggaAATCAATATTTACAATGCAtagattttttaaaagaaaagatCCAGAACCAGAAGTACAAAGCATTGGAGACGTTAGGGTTGAAGAATTTGATTTCTCACAACTACCGGCAGATCCTGGACTTAGGACTCCAATTTGTGAATATAATGTTAATATTAGAGATCAAGTTCGAAGGGCATATTTGCAAAAAGGTCCATGTTTCATGGTTTAATGAATTTGGTGATTGGTTAGAGTATAGTGTAGAAAAAGATGCCGCATATTGTTTGTATTGTTATCTCTTCAAGACAACTGAGGGAAAACAAGCAGGAGGGGAGGCTTTTGTTAATGAAGGATTCACAAATTGGAAGTGTAAAGATAGGTTAAATATTCATGTTGGCCAGCATGACAGCGAACATCATAAAGCTCGAATGAATTGTGAGACTTTGATGAATCAAGATGAGCACATTCAGTCAGTTTTGCACAAACAGTCAAAGCAAATGCGGAATGATTATCGTATCCATCTCAATGCTTCAATTGATTGTATTAGAGTTTTGTTGCGACAAGGGCATTCATTTCGAGGTCACGATGAAACTGAAAGTTCTCATAATCCAGGTAACTTTCTTATCCAATTGGAATTTTTAGGTGCTCATAATAAAGAGATTAATGATGTGATATTGAAAAATGCTCCTAAAAATTGCAAGTTGACATCACCTGATATTCAGAAGGACATAGTGAGTGCTTGTGCCACTGAAACGATTAATATTATTATCAGAGATGTTGGTGATTCCTTGTTCTCTATTTTAGTTGATGAATCTCGTGATGTGTCAACAAAAGAGCAAATGTCAGTTGTTATCCGTTATGTGGATAGTAGTGGACATGTAAATGAACGCTTTATCGGGATTGAACATGTTACCAGTACTACATCAACCTCACTTAAAGCTGCTATTGATAAGATGTTTTCTAGATAAAATTTGAGCATGTCTAAGTTGAGAGGACAAGGTTTTGATGGAGCAAGTAATATGCAGGGTAAATTTAATGGTTTAAAAGCACTCATCTTAAAGGAGAACCCATGTGCATTTTACATACATTGTTTTGCCCATCAGCTTCAACTAGCTCTTATAGCTGTGGCCAAGAAAAATCTTCCGATTTCTAATTTCTTTCGTGTTGTTGGTGATGTGTTAAATGTTGTTGGAGCATCTTGCAAACGTTCTGATCTTCTTCGAGAGAAACATTCGGATTTTATTGTCGAGGCATTAGAGAGGGGTGAGATTTCAAGTGGCCGGGGACTTAATCAAGAAACTACCCTTCAACGTGCTGGGGATACACGTTGGGGATCACATTACAATTCTTTGATAAGCTTGATTTCCATGTTCTCTGCTGTCATTGATGTGCTTGAAATAATTTCAGAAGATGATTCCAGTTCTCCTGATCAAAAAACCGAAGCATTTAATTTATTGGAATCAATACTTTCATTTGATTTTGCATTCAATCTACACTTGATGAAACACGTCTTAGGAATTTCGAGTGAATTGTCGACAACATTGCAAAAAAAAAGATCAGGATATTGTGAATGCAATGGATTTGGTACAAATATGCAAACACCGACTCCAAAAAATGAGAGATGATGGTTGGGATTCATTTTTAGAAAAGGTTAACAGATTTTGTGAGCAACATTACATTGATGTTCTCAAAATGGATTATATGTTCACACGTTGGGCACCACGTGGTCGTCCCCATCGTAATCCACCAGAAGTGACAAATTTGCATCATTATCGTGTGGATTTATTCTATGCTGTTATCGACATGCAACTTCAAGAGTTAAATGATCGTTTCTCAGAGGCAGGTACAAAGTTACTCCTTTGTGTAGCTTGTTTGTGTCCACAAAACTTGTTTTATGCTTTTGACAAGAAAAAATTGATGCAACTAGCTGAATTTTATCCAcaagatttttcaagatttgatCTCCTCACACTTGATGATCAACTTGAAACTTATATATGTGATATGCGTTTTAACAAAGCATTTCAAGGATTGAAAGGACTTGGTGATCTTTCAGAGAAGTTAGTAATGTCAAAGAAAAATATGGTGTACCCATTGGTTTATAAGCTTTTGACATTGACATTAATTCTACCGGTTGCAACGGCGACAGTAGAGAGAGTGTTTTCTGCCATGAGAATTGTGAAAGACAGATTGCGCAATCGAATGAGTGATGATTGGATGAATGATAGTCTCATTGTCTATGTAGAGAAAGATATATTTCTGACCGTTGATAATGAATCTATTGTACAAAGGTTTCAAAATATGAAGACTCGAAAAGAACAATTGTAAGGTAGTTATTTTGcgatgttttatgattaaaagatttttgttgttttattaattatagCATATCATAGACTACACTGAATAAAAATTCTAGCTCCGCCCCTGATTACATCCTACATGTAGGGGCACTACCCCCATGATAGAATCAATGACCCAAATTTAACCACACATACATGaggtccactaatttttttaaaatcacatatatGTGCGAAGGGTATCCTCAATGGCAAAAAcatgtgtgagacagtctcatgtgtcgtattttgtgagacggatatcttatttgggacatccatgaaaaattattactttttatgctaagattattactttttattgtgaatatcgctatggttgactcgtctcacagataaagattcgtgagatcgtctcacaagagacatactcctCATCAATTTTATGAAAAGTTcatgtattaatttttttttactattttctaattttactaattgttaattgtcccacatcggtttgataaataacctttgagtgacatatattggcttggacaatcctacccccttgagctagcttttggggttgagttaggttcaagttccaatcttaacatggtatcagagcccgggtttcaccgttatgtgttggactgcctataattaggccaccatTCTGCCTATAATTGGgttatttgtaaactccacgctccagatgttcattcctgggcgtgagaggggtgtgttaattgtcccacatcggtttgataaataacctttgagtggcatatattggcttggacaatccttcccctccttgagctagcttttggggttgagttaggtccaagttccaatcttaacactaATATTCATTTTTAGGACAAATAACTTTTAGTGGTACCTTATTTAACTCATATATATGCTATGTCTCTTTTGTTTGTTAGTAATGAAATCAGAATGTTTCACGATTTTGGCCATGACATAAAATATGTATAATATagtgataattaaatttaaaatagataatacaatatttttttactCCAATATTTAAGTAAAATTTGGTAAATATCTTGTAAATGTGGTAAATAATTATACCATTAAGTCTCTAAAACTTTCAAAATGACATTTAATTACGACTCAATTTCCACGTGGCACAGTATCAGCCGTCGATATTGAAAAAGTTGCTCGCTTTTTAACAGTTTGAAATTATACTACCCTCATATTTGAATTCTGTGACCGTTTATTTAATTTCTGTTTTGTTCTCTCCAGAAACACACAGTTCACACACCAGTATTCGTTCAAAGCACACAGCGTGCAGCAATTTCCTCTCTCAATTCGACATTGGATTTGCGGAGGTGTGTGTAGCGCATCGTGATCTTGGATCTGCATATGCTGTTCGAGAAGCGCATCTATTTCGAGTTTCTAAGTTGTTCGATTGTGATTCGTCGAGCTAGGTTTGGTGAGATTGAATTCTGATTGGAGCTTTTGTTTTCGATAAAAGGTATGAAATTTGGATTTCCTGAGTTTGATTGCGATTCAGACACACGGCACACGTAGTATCACAGCaagtaatctgaaaagagtatCGAAATGCTAAAAATGGATAAATTTTGTCCCATTTTTAGCCATTTCTCCGGCATTTGAGGGCCGTCGGTCACAGGTATATTTAAGGTGAAGTTCTATTCCTTCCTCCCGGATGATTTCAGTcgatttttgttggttttattgCACTTTCGGTTTTTCGATCTGCGACCTTGGGGAAAAATTAAAGCTCCCAAACCGATATTTTGTAACCATCTAGTATTTGTACGTATAGTATACATATCGGGAACTTTTTTGTTGAattgatttcaaaattttgagttTCATACTGCCGTCCATTTGAGTATTTTGGCTTCTTGAATTTTAATCGTTCCATTTGTGGGTCTCCCCTGCACCACATAACGCGATAGagaatataaatttattcataaaACTTAAAATGGGCATGGAATAGTATCTTTGAGGTGGGTTTTGATAAAGTATATTTTGATGTTGATATTCTGGAGCCAGCACAAGACATTGTATTTTCTCAATTTGTTCGATAGATTGCAAAGCATGGGTAGATAGCAAAGATGCTGGTTATAAATCTTTGAAAAGCGTATTGAAAATTGTACTTTGAAGTCCGAAATTCCAATTATATGATAGGAAACAGTGTTTGGAAAAGAAACTACTACACAGTTTTTGGAGAAGAAACTGTTGTGTCAGTTGTTTCGCACATTCAGATGTTGTCAATAGAGTTATTAAGAggctaattttttatttttttgatttttCGACATACCAATGGGGACCATACAGTTATTAAGAGGCTCTCattcttaatatatatatatatatatatatatatatatagtaatatTAAAAGATGGTAAAAGATGAATGAATAGTAAAGGCATAAATCTTGTGACCCATAACCTTTTCATTAATATGAGAACTTGCTTTTCCTGAAGTAGGATGCCTGGATTAAGTATGAAAAAGAGAATAATGCCTACTGATTTCTTCCAAATCATTATGGTATCTACTGCATTTGCATTTTGGTGTTAACATTCTGATTTCTCTCTTTCGTAATTTTCGTCTTTCATGAAGCCACTGACTTCATCCTTGATTGTTATATCCCTAACTCATTGCTGGGTAGCATATAATGATCTGGGAGAGACAATTCGGAGAAAATTGCCTTCTTGTGGAAAGTGGCGTGTATAAATCTGCGTATCTGTGAAGCGAACATGGAAAGTGATATGACAAGCACCGCAACTCCAGATGGTTCTAGAGATGGTCTGCAAAGATCTCGACCTTTACATGGGTACAAAGAGttcttttgtttgttttaaATCTTTTTACAATTGATATGTGTTTCTGAGTTCGTCAGATGCATTTTAATCGTATCAGTTTTGAGCATTTTCTTGGTTGATGTtgtcattattttaaaaaactctCGATTCTTTTTGGGTTTGACTTATGAGTCACTAACACACACAAAATTATATTGCATTCAGCTGTTTTGACATTTGCATAATTTTTAGCAGGAGGACGAGTGGTCCTACAAGGCGTTCCACAAAGGGACAGTGGACTGCAGAAGAGGTCAATTAGAGTCTTTATTGTTAAATGTGAATGTATCCATCCATATCAGCTACCAGTCTTTCCAGGATTTATTTTGTGTTCATATACTTTGAAGAATGGAACTTGTGTAAAGTTATATCGGATGCCCTGTTTTTTGTTGTGTTgatgtatttatttattgtaaaaatgatttattttttttgtaaattgcAAGTCCTCCAGTGCATTGCTTTTTGAATTTTATCTGATAAAAAACCAAGCAACTTTATGAAGGTTGTGCCCAATACGTGTTATCTCAATCCTTTTCTTTGTTCTTTTTTTCCTGGAATAGAACGTTGATCCCCATTTGTGGAAGAGTTGCACAATTTCACAATAACTTGCACCATTCAGAGAAAACATATGAATACTATCCTTGTAGAGATTTTGGCTGTCGTAGTTATGAATCCCTAGTTATGAATGCCTACATTTAAGAGCTGAGTTTAAGCATGGattttttggtttgtttctaATTAATTGACTCCATAGCATTTGACAAAGTTCATCTTTATGTTCTGTTTGCATTCAGTTGTAACAATACTCActgatataattttaaatagtgTGTGGGGTCCTTTTTAAAATATGCACTTTTGTCTTTGTTAAAAATTCAGTGATCCTATATATCTTTTTTTCCCTTTATATTTACAGGATGAAGTATTACGCATTGCCGTTCAACGTTTCAAAGGCAAAAACTGGAAAAAAATAGGTagcaaaaaaaaattgcaattgGTGCCTTTCGTCATTTATTACTAATCTGACTTGAAATTTGTTTGAATAATCTGTGGTTTTCTGGAGTCCCAAATCCTTGCTTAACTTGCGATTCTAAtagtttataaatattttagcaTAGTCTGCCTCTAAATTGGAACTTTCCGACAAAATGCAACTAAAAAATATGTATTCAATATAAGTATATCCCCATAACAGTAATGCTTATCCCCGAAAGTAGTTTATGTCAGcagatcaaaatataattaacaTTATTAGTAAGAGTATTTGTACTTACATCGTGGCTTATACGACTTCCTAATTTAAACACCTACACTTCTAACTTGACTCTGTGCCTGTTCTACTGCCTAGACCTCTCTCAACCGGTCCTTTCACCTGTTTCAACATAAACATCCTCACGTGAATGAACAAACTCATATACAAATATAACATCATCAAACATAATAAGATAGACAAGAAATAAAGAGTAAGTACGCAAATGTTTAAATGTTACTTCCTGAAAAAATGATGATGGAGTAATAATTCCCTTGGCTAATCTTGAACATATAGGAAATTATTTTGTTTGGTCTAATTTGTTATTTCAATTACATGGAAAAGTTAAGTGTATGCTAATTAAGGCTTTTTCATATGGGTTTGACTTGATTGcatatttattctttaatttTAAGAGTAAGTAGGGCAGTCATTAGCTAACTTGTTGGTTGGCATAGTTGAGGTTTTGAAAATATGTCACATAAACTGTATGCAGCGGAATGTTTCAAGGATCGGACAGATGTACAGTGCTTACATAGGTGGCAGAAGGTTCTTAATCCAGAACTTGTCAAAGGTCCATGGTCAAAAGAGGTGAGGCAGTTTTTCTCTTCTTCGTTCTGGATTTGGCTCCCTGCTCGCACCCTCAGTTGATTGTATCTTTTTTCTCATTTGTGTTAGCTACTTATGTATTTCACGAGAGCACATCTAATACTCCTTTTAATATCTGATAGGAGGATGAAATTATGATTGAGTTAGTGAATACATACGGTCCAAAAAAGTGGTCTACCATTGCACAACATCTCCCTGGACGGATTGGGAAACAGTGTCGGGAAAGGTAAACTCGTGGGAGTTTCTCTTGATCTCTAGAGCTTCCCCTTGATATTCATATAAAGATTTTGTTGTTAAAAGCATTTTCCTTTTATATGCTTTCAAAAGTTTATGAACAAAGCAGGTATAAAAGTTTGTGCTTCGTTTCTGAATTGAATATTCAATACATCAAGGTGCAAATTTTGAATCTTGTCCGTAAGCTTCACTAGGAAAATTCATTTCTTCTATCTTTTGTGTAAGGTGTAAGCTGCAGTTTACGATTTAATTCCTTATATCTTGTCGCTGCACTGTGCTTTATCTGTTAATAATGTTTGTTTTGCAGGTGGCACAATCATCTTAATCCTAACATAAACAAGGAAGCTTGGACACAAGACGAGGAATTGGCTTTGATTCATGCACACCAAATTTATGGAAATAAGTGGGCAGAGTTGACTAAGTTTTTACCTGGGAGGTACTTGAATGCATGCTAATTACAAGAAAAATAATGTTATCCTGTTAAGTAATATGAGCTTCCATATGTAAATTACCTATATAtaacttatatattatatttattactcCTCAAGAGAGTTCTGTGTGTGCCATCAGGACTGACAATGCAATTAAAAATCATTGGAATAGCTCTGTCAAGAAAAAGATAGACATGTATATGGCCTCGGGGTTACTTTCACAGTTCCAAGGCCCACCTCTTGTTACCAATGCATGCAAATCAGCGGCATCGTCTTCGTCTAAAGCACAACCGAGTAGTGAAGATGGTAGTTTTAGAGATGGAGTAGAACCGGAAGAAATTTCAGAGTGCAGTCAAGGTTCAATTATGACTGGTTTGTCTCAATGCACAAAGCATGTGGTTAATTCGAGAATAGAACTCGATAGAGGGAATTGCAGAGTTACTGAAGAATCCAGCGCAGTGCCGTGTTCTGAAGATTGTCGTCCTGCAATTCATGAAGTTTCATATCCCATACCAGAAGTTCCTCATGAATTTGGTAGTACTTCTAAGTTTCTTGAACATGTTTTCGCTTTAGATTGGGAGCTACTTGACATGTCTTTGCTGGATCTGGGGCCAGAATCATCTGGGCAATTCCTGTCATCTTTGAGTGTCATGAATAACCATGAAACAGTGCCCTTTCCGCCAGAGACCCCTATGGGTGCGTCCACTTCGATGGAAAACACAATGGTGAATTCTGATTTTCCTAATTTTGTAGCTGGTTCAGATTGTGGAATGATTTACCCTGATGTGGGCCATGATGGATACTGTCCCTCGGAAAATGTAATTTCCCATATGGATGCAGCTGCAGAACCATTGGTTCACCACTCTTTGAATTTTCAGATTCCTGAAGATGGAAGTTTTACTTCACAGCGTTGCTATATGTCATCTGATATGCTTGGAATCCCATATAGTCAGCCTCTCCCTGTTCCTACTCAACTTCCTTGTGATAATGGTTCACTTATGTTTGATGTGAAGTCAAAGCAGCATAATTATTTTTCGATCAGTAATTCAGCACAGGAATATCTTTTACCTTGCACGGATGATGGTTTTATAAATGCCAGATATTCTAATTCCTCTCCCAGTGAACATACATCCGATCAGACAATGGGATTGTCAACACTAGTTCCAGCCAATGATTTTATTTTGGCACAATCAAATGATTCTCAAAATCATTCTGCCGGGGACAAAGATCCAGCTGCAACCAATGAACATAAGGACTCGGGAGCTTTATTTTATGAGCCTCCTCGTTTTCCAAGCCTAGATATACCTTTCTTTAGTTGTGATCTTTTACAGCCTGGAAGTGACATGCATCAAGAATACAGTCCACTTGGCATTCGTCAACTAATGATATCTTCTATAACTCCATTCAAACTATGGGATTCCCCAACAAGGGATGATAGTCCACATGCTGTTCTGAAAAGTGCTGCCAAATCTTTTACCACAACACCATCAATACTGAAAAAAAGACACCGGGATTTGGTTTCTCCTTTGTCTGAACAGAGAGGTGAAAAGAAGCTTGGAGGTGATTCAAACCAAGAGACATTTTCCAACCTGACCAATGATTTTTCCCGGTTAGAGGTTATGTTTGATTCGTGTGTAAACCATAAACGACCATTTCCAAATATATCTTCAAACAACAGCAAAAACTTCGAAACATCAGATGTAGGAAAAGAAAACGTTGCTCCAGCTTGCGAAAAGgtgaaaaaagaaataaatgaaAGGAATGACATTTCAGATAGCAAAATGCCGCAGAAAGAATTACATAGCATTGACGTTAAAAAGGCAACTGAACAGACTTCTATCACAGATGTCAAAACCAAGGCTGGAAGCAAAGAAACGGTGGAATTGGTTAGTGCCtcatccccccccccccccccccccctctaaaTGTATAAGGAGGGGTATTTTGGGGTGTCTGAATCTTGCAAATCCATATAGTTGCTGAATTCTTAGATAATTTGAGCTCTTGATTTGATACTGTTATGTATAATTTGTCACGAGTGGATGTTTCTGAGATCATGTAGTTTTTTATTCTATGTAACACAGCATATGTGGTCGTACCCTGCGTATGTACCGCACATGAATGTCAAGTCAACTTAAAATCTTATGTAGGGGGTTCCGAGTTGTTTTACTTTTGTAAAGtttctaatgttttgattttaaagTTAACTTAAATCACGATCACTTTTCCATTTTGACAGAAAAGAGAGTTCTCTGGAATCCTTGTTGAACATGGTATGAATGACATGCGCCTCTTTTCTCCTGACCGCTTTGTCTGTAAGAGTGACGGATCAATTGGTCCAGGTGCTATATCTCTAGGAAATCAGTATCCTAGAAGACTAGATGCTGTACCAAAACACGGAGCTATTATATCTTCTTCTGAAACTCCGTGTTTGTCTGTAGTTTGTTCTCCTCGTCTGCTTGCAAAAAATGACGGGACTACTGTGGTCATAACTACGGCTCTCCAATCCACGAGTCCTTCAGA includes:
- the LOC140808926 gene encoding transcription factor MYB3R-1-like isoform X4 — its product is MESDMTSTATPDGSRDGLQRSRPLHGRTSGPTRRSTKGQWTAEEDEVLRIAVQRFKGKNWKKIAECFKDRTDVQCLHRWQKVLNPELVKGPWSKEEDEIMIELVNTYGPKKWSTIAQHLPGRIGKQCRERWHNHLNPNINKEAWTQDEELALIHAHQIYGNKWAELTKFLPGRTDNAIKNHWNSSVKKKIDMYMASGLLSQFQGPPLVTNACKSAASSSSKAQPSSEDGSFRDGVEPEEISECSQGSIMTGLSQCTKHVVNSRIELDRGNCRVTEESSAVPCSEDCRPAIHEVSYPIPEVPHEFGSTSKFLEHVFALDWELLDMSLLDLGPESSGQFLSSLSVMNNHETVPFPPETPMGASTSMENTMVNSDFPNFVAGSDCGMIYPDVGHDGYCPSENVISHMDAAAEPLVHHSLNFQIPEDGSFTSQRCYMSSDMLGIPYSQPLPVPTQLPCDNGSLMFDVKSKQHNYFSISNSAQEYLLPCTDDGFINARYSNSSPSEHTSDQTMGLSTLVPANDFILAQSNDSQNHSAGDKDPAATNEHKDSGALFYEPPRFPSLDIPFFSCDLLQPGSDMHQEYSPLGIRQLMISSITPFKLWDSPTRDDSPHAVLKSAAKSFTTTPSILKKRHRDLVSPLSEQRGEKKLGGDSNQETFSNLTNDFSRLEVMFDSCVNHKRPFPNISSNNSKNFETSDVGKENVAPACEKVKKEINERNDISDSKMPQKELHSIDVKKATEQTSITDVKTKAGSKETVELKREFSGILVEHGMNDMRLFSPDRFVCKSDGSIGPGAISLGNQYPRRLDAVPKHGAIISSSETPCLSVVCSPRLLAKNDGTTVVITTALQSTSPSEKKVESSGKGVLVENNNLYVDNPFKRSIESPSAWKSPWFINSFMPGPIVDTDITIEDMGYFLSPGDRSYDAIGLMKQLGEHTASAFADAQEVLGSETPETILKAKCAEKENNQNLNCQAEHQSLSASSFLTERRILDFSECGTPGR